TCAATCCGCGCCAACCCCTCGAACCCGAAGCCGTCGCCGGCCTACTCCGCAACCAAGCCGCCCGCCCCGCCCTCTTCCTCCACGACGGCCGCCCGCTCGCCATCGAGCCCGAACCGCTCGTGCCCGAAGCCACCGTCAACACCGACGACCCCGATCGTTTCGACCTGCACCTCGTTGCCCCCGACGGTCGCCCCGCCGACACCGCCCGCCTCGTCGCCGCCCAGCCGCAACCACTCTACCTCTTCGAAGGCGACCTCTGGCGCGGTCCGCCGCCGACCCCCGCCGATTCCCTGCCCGTCGCCGCCCTCAGCGACGCCCGCATCCTGCCGCGCCTGCGCGCCCTCGGCCTGCGCCTGCCCGAGGGTCACGCCGCCGAACTCCGCGTCATCCGCCTGCGCCCGCGCCTCAAGTGCTGGCTCTCCCCCGCCATCGACGGCCAGGAACGCGACTTCCACGCCCAACTCACCGCCCGCTGCAAAGACCCCTTCTGCGAACAGGTGTTCACCGGCGAAGCCATCGGCTGGAAATGGAATCCGCAAGCCATGCCGCCCCCGCGCGTGGCCGGCGTGACCGCGCTCGATTTCGACCTCTCCGACGCCGAGGCCGCCAGCGCACGCTTCGGCGGTTTTCGTCTCACCTGGGATGGTTGGGCCGAGTCCTGGATGCGCGCCGTGCACGATGACTTCGCCGAAGACTTTATCGATTGGCACGCCCGCCAACACCGCGCCGTGGAGCTCGATGTTTCGCCCGAGCTCGCCAGCCTGCTCGGCGCCCCGCTCAAGGCCCGTGTATCCACTTCCTTGGCACGCACGGCCAACGCCGACCAGGACTGGTTCGGCCTCTCCGTCGGCCTGAAAGTCGCCGACACCAAACTCACCGCCGAGGAAGTCGCCCTGCTCGCCAAAGCGCAGGGCCGCTGGGTGCACCTGCCGCGCCAGGGCGGCTGGCGCCGACTCGACAAGGACGTCGAGTGCGATCCGCTCATCGCCGCCGCCCTCGAACGCCTCGGCCTTGGTTTCGGCGACGTGCTCAACCACGGCCGCCCGCTCAAACACGAGGTGCACGCCCTCGACATGGCGCTCGAGGCCGAGACCCTCGCCGATCGCGACAACGTATTCGTTCATCTGTTACAAGACCGCGCCGCCAAGATCCGCGCCCAAACGCCGCCAACGCTGCCCGCAGACCTGCGCGCCACCCTGCGCCCGTATCAGGTTGAGGGATACCACTTTCTTTGCCACCTCGCCGACAACGGCCTCGGCGGCATCCTCGCCGACGACATGGGTCTCGGCAAAACCGTGCAAACCCTCGCGTGGCTTCTCCACCTGAACCGCCAAAAGGCGGAAATCCTAAATTCCAAATCCCAAATCCCAGAGGAGTCAGCGCGTCCCTTCCGCGCGCTGGTGGTGTGCCCCAAGAGCGTGATGCACGGTTGGCTGACGGAGACGGAGCGCTTCGCCCCCGCGCTCGCGATCGCGGCCTTTGACCCCATGCAACGCCGCGCCGCCGTGGCCGCGACGGGTCCACGCATCCTCGTGGTCAACTACACCCAGCTCCGCCTGCACGCGCAGACCTTGCGTGAGGTCGGTTGGGACGCGGTGGTGCTCGACGAAGGACAGTTCATCAAAAACCCGCGCAGTCAGGTGGCCGTCGCCGCGCGTTCGTTGCGGGCGCGGCGTCGGGTGGTGCTCACCGGCACGCCGATCGAAAACCGACTCTCGGATTTGTGGAGCCTGTTTGCCTTTGCCCAGCCGGGCCTGCTCGGTGACCACGCCGGTTTCCGCCGCCAATACTCCGATGTCGATCCCGGCGCGCTCGAGTTGCTGCGTCGCCGCGTGCGCCCCTTCCTGCTGCGCCGCACTAAAGCTCAGGCCGCCCCCGATCTGCCGCCGCGCACCGAGGACGAACTCATCGTCGAACTCGAAGGCGAACAACGCGCCCTCTACGACGCCGAG
This portion of the Actomonas aquatica genome encodes:
- a CDS encoding DEAD/DEAH box helicase; this translates as MPRRHPPIVRAVRTHEALNALRLRLDSFSEVPRRNGFQLFKQGAVTEVSSVADHLVSATVIGATPKPLTVTLFLTRGDWTTRCTCRATSDCAHAYAAGQAWIAAVEAGQPDGRDPNQIVPTDAARRAAALPPAGDRALEAELGRWLRALPEPRTKSAADSTDAAPLDPTTADAATVHPGRALFANVHDLRVRLDLLGKWFIEQQAAAGKPWKVPTKTWFAHLARLRPADLEFLPPALGALAAALAAEFRLLPNGFNPRQPLEPEAVAGLLRNQAARPALFLHDGRPLAIEPEPLVPEATVNTDDPDRFDLHLVAPDGRPADTARLVAAQPQPLYLFEGDLWRGPPPTPADSLPVAALSDARILPRLRALGLRLPEGHAAELRVIRLRPRLKCWLSPAIDGQERDFHAQLTARCKDPFCEQVFTGEAIGWKWNPQAMPPPRVAGVTALDFDLSDAEAASARFGGFRLTWDGWAESWMRAVHDDFAEDFIDWHARQHRAVELDVSPELASLLGAPLKARVSTSLARTANADQDWFGLSVGLKVADTKLTAEEVALLAKAQGRWVHLPRQGGWRRLDKDVECDPLIAAALERLGLGFGDVLNHGRPLKHEVHALDMALEAETLADRDNVFVHLLQDRAAKIRAQTPPTLPADLRATLRPYQVEGYHFLCHLADNGLGGILADDMGLGKTVQTLAWLLHLNRQKAEILNSKSQIPEESARPFRALVVCPKSVMHGWLTETERFAPALAIAAFDPMQRRAAVAATGPRILVVNYTQLRLHAQTLREVGWDAVVLDEGQFIKNPRSQVAVAARSLRARRRVVLTGTPIENRLSDLWSLFAFAQPGLLGDHAGFRRQYSDVDPGALELLRRRVRPFLLRRTKAQAAPDLPPRTEDELIVELEGEQRALYDAELKRARSTLLGIESPKELDQVRFHVLASLLRLRQICCHPALLDPAHAHLPSAKLEALVELVEELASEGHQVLVFSQFVGMLEIIQRRLTAEGIGHLMLTGATENRGQLVEQFQSDPSKTVFLLSLKAAGFGLNLTAASYAVLYDPWWNPAAESQAIDRIHRIGQTRPVMAYRLLSDQTIEQKIRRLQQEKTNLAASVIQEDNLAQVMDLESLRDVLS